The window TGCTTCTGCCCACCAGACAGATTGCTTCCCCCCTGTGCCACATGAGAATGATATCCTTGCTCCATTTCGGTAATAAAATCATGTGCCTGGGCAACTTTAGCAGCATGCTCAACTTGTTGTTGTGTAGCATTTTCTGTGCCGTACCGGATGTTTTCTAATATTGTCCCACTGAAGAGAAATGTTTTCTGAGGGACAAATCCTATTTTATCTCGCAGTTCTTTTTGAGACAGCTCCCGGATGTCGATACCGTCAAGCAAAATACAGCCCCTTTCGATTTCAAAAAAGCGGAGTATTAAACTTGCTATGGTTGATTTTCCAGCTCCTGTGCCTCCAATAATTGCGGTAACTTCTCCAGAGCTTGATTCGAAGCTCAAATTGGAGAGTACCGGCTCTTCTGCATTCGGATATCGGAACGTAACGTCCCGGAATTCCAGATGTGCGTATTCTTTCCTTCCAGAATGAGGTACTGCCATGTCTGAAATTTCCGGATTTATCATAAGAATCTCATTAATTCTGTCGGCGCAGGCCTGTGCACGGGGAATATACATAAACATCATAACACCCATAATTAGAAATATCAGAATCAAAAAGCAGTACTCCACCATGGCCATAATGTCACCGATTTGCACAGCACCTTCCGCAGCCCTTACTCCTCCAAGCCATAAGATGCCGATGATGCCGCAATTGATAATCATCATCGCAATTGGCTGCAAAACTGCTATCATCTTATTAATACGAATTGCATTGTCCGCATAATCGGAAGATGCCGCGTCAACTCTGCTTTTTTCATATTTTTCGCGGTTAAACGCACGGATTACGCGCACGCCGATTACATTTTCCCGAAGGGTTCGGTTAATATTGTCCATTTTTATCTGAATCAGTTTAAATAGAAGAATTACTTTTTTCCCTAACAGAGCAGCTAAAAGTAAAAAGACAACCATAGTTGCCACAATAATCAGCGCAAGTACCCTATCCTTCGCAAAGGTAAGACATAATCCTCCGATTGCCATGACTGGCGCAGGCAGCAGCATCAAAATAAACATAATCGTGGTATCCCCGATTAAGGTTACATCGCTGGTTGCCCTTGTAATCATAGAAGCCGTTCCAATTTTGTTAAAATCGGTAATTGAAAATGATTGTACTTTTACAAATACTGCCTCGCGGATATCCCGAGCCAGTCCTGCGGATAAATTCGTAGCTAACCGGTTAATAAAAACATTGACTGCTCCAGTCAAAGCCGATATCAGCAGCATAAAGACTCCGGCTTTTATTATATAAGGAATATCTCCCTTCATTACTCCTTTGTTCACAATTTCGGCGGTGAGAGTGGGAATAAATAATGTACCGAGCGTCAACAAAAATGTGAGCAATATTACAGCCACAAGCGTGACTTTATAAGGTTTTAAAAAGTGAAACAGTTTTAGCATAAATATTCTCCTTGCTTGAATTCGTTCATTACCTATCCTATAATAAGGTATAACGTAACCAGATAGTCAATAGGGAGAGAAAATAAAAATTATGATGAAAAAATCGAGCAATTATTTCACAACAGGAGAATTTGCAAAGCTTTGTGGTGTAAACAAAAGAACTCTTTTTCACTATGATGACATCGGACTTTTCAAGCCTGACATCACGGATAATAACGGGTACCGATATTATTCCTACCGCCAATTTGAAGTTTTTTTAATTATATCAATACTAAAAGAACTAAATCTTCCATTAATTGAGATGAAAAAATATTTAGATGAAAGATCACCTGAACACTTGCTTTATTTGTCAAGTCAAAAAATCAAAGAAATTGACCAAAAAATAAAAAAGTTAAATCAAATAAAGCATTTATTAGAAGAAACAATTGTTTTTACAAATAAAGGGATGAATGCAAACTATGAAGAAATAACTGTTGAGGAACTGGAAGAAGAAAAAATCGTCCGAAGCGAACTTCTCAACGAAGAGAATACGAAAGATTATATCAGGTGGATGCTGGAATTCACCAATTTTGAGAACAGAACTATGTCAAAAGACTCATCTTTCGTAGGTACTATGTTAAGCAAAGAGAATATTAAAAATGGTAACTACATTAATAACTCTTACTTCTTTGTGAAAACAACCGATGAAAGCATTTCAAATGCAATAAAACCAAAAGGTTTATATGCAGTAGCTTACCATCACGGGAGTTTTGAAACTATTGGCAAAACCTATGATAAATTGATGAAGTTTTGTGATAAAGCTCATTTACGTCTGGGAGACTTTGCATATGAAGAAAATCTTTTAGACAGTGTTGCAGTTAGAAATGAGGATGATTATGTTGTGCAGATTACAATTGCAGTTGAAAAGTAACCTTTCTACCAAAAAAAGGGAACTTATACAAGCTTTTAACTCTTGTTAAGTTCCCTTCTTTATATGTGAGACTATATTATTTTTTACTTTTCTCCTGTTATTACAAGTGTGGGAGCTTGTGTTTCACTGGCAGAGGCAGCTGATTTCTGTCGAGTTGCAGCATTTGCCTGTGCCTCCTGCTCCAATTTTCTTATTGCTTCCAGAGTATACTTATATGAGGTGTTATAGCTGATACCTAGTAGAGCCTTGTCATATCTTGAAAAAACCATTAAAGCAATCTCTCCGTTTTCACCTATGACATTCAATGAAATTGAAGGGTCGTTGTTGCTGTAGCCTTGTCCGTTGTATTCAACTGACGCAACCTTGTCGTGAACGACATTGAACTTTTCTGCAGTTTTCTTTGCCAGCTCCACATACTCCTGGGGATTTTTGTCAAGAGCCTCGTCAAAGGCTATGGATACATTTTTGTCAAGTGTTCTGCTGTAGTTTAAAGCAAATAATTCTCCGGTAACGGAATCCACCTCAAAGCTATAACTAATCTTACCTTTAAGGACATCCGCATACCATCTCGAACGAGGGATATTGTCTGTTGCCGAATTATAACCCATTTCAACCACCTTACCCTCCAAGCTTAAGCCATATACACTCCATAAGGCCTGTGCTCCTATTTCGGCAGCATCTTTCCTTGCCATATCCTTGCTTGTGGGTTTTTGATTGCGGTAATACTCCAGATTAATGTCCCCTATTGAATAATTTGCTTTCTTGTAACCTTGTCGCACACTGTTCTTCGCTGTGCCGGATGTCTGACCCATGTAACTTACGTAGCTTGTATGAACCGTATTTGTTTTGTTATATTCCGCCGCTACGGGTAACTGTGTAATCCCCTGAAATACCATTGTGCTTACCCCGATAATCATTGCAGCTGCTATAACAGACTTTTTGACATGCTTACTTTCCGATTTGTTTGCTTTCATGTTAATCTCCCCTTATTGTTTTATTGGTAACTGTGATCACAGTTACCAGTATATAGGGCCTGAATTATAGAATCGTAATAAAGTTATTATTGAGTTGTAAAAGTTATTTTTGCCGTTGTACCTTCACCGGGACGGCTGCTAAAGCTCAGCTCTGCGTTGTGGCTTGAAGTTATCTGCTTGCACAGAGAAAGCCCCAATCCGGCACCGCCGTCGCTCCGATTCCGGGATTTTTCTCCGCGGTAGAAAGGTTCCGTAATCTGCGCAAGAACTTCGGGAGTCATACCTTTCCCGTTGTCTCGGACACTAATGGTTTTTCTTCCGGCCTCCTTGGCAGCGTTTACAATAATATGTCCGCCCTTACTGCACGCCCGTATGGCGTTATCAAGGAGATTGATGAGCATACTCTCCATAAGACAGAAGTCTCCACGGATTGTCTCTATCTGACTGTGAAATTCTATCTGAACATCTTTTCCTGACAGCTTACCATACAGCGTTTGCCTGACTGCTTCAAACAAGCCGGATACCTTCAGTTCTTCAAAGGTAATCTGATTATTCTGAAGATTTGCAAGTTCCAGCAATTGATATGCTACTGTTTGCAGTCTGCGGCTTTCGGACATGATATAATTTAGTGCCGAAAGTCTGTCGTCCTCAGATAACACAGCCTTTTGCATATATTCAGCGTATCCGTAGATAGCAGTCAGCGGTGTACGAAGCTCATGTGCAAAATTATCGACAAACTGCTGCTTTTTATCTGCGGCGTCCTTTAGCTCTGTCATATGACGCTGTATTTCCTCTGCCATATAATTAAAGCTATGGGACATCTCAGTTAGTTCATCATGGCCGGATATGGAAAGTCTGGTTTCATACGCACCGTTTGCAATATCCTTAGAGGTCTGGGTTATCTGTTTGAGAGGCCTGAATATCCGGTTCAGCACAAGAAGAAGTCCGAGAGCAAGCAGAACAGAGAGGACAAAGCCGGCGATAAACAATAGGTTTTTCAAGTCACTCCATGAGTTTATGGCTTCCGTGGTATCGTATTGATACACAAGTGTATAGGAAGCATATGGGGAGGGAAGCTTTCCTGAGACGATAACATAAGTTTTTTTGTCAACTTTCCGTATCGTTACCAAGCGGTTCCCATTACTCGGTGGTATTAAGAAATTGCTTCTTTGTACATCCGTATCCTTACTTGAATAGATAAGTTGATTATTTTTGTAAAATGCCAGCCCCACCTTGTTATCTCCGGAGAGATAACTGTAAGGCTGAAGCAGGGAGCTTAAAGACCCGTCTATTTTTGTTCCCCGGCTTTCAACAGCTTTAATATCCTTTATCAGAGCAGAGGCTATAAAATAGTGCTCCCCCAGACTCCTGTCCTCCGCTCGCTTTACCGTATCCTTGAACATTGCAACGGAAACAATAAATATTCCAAGATTAAAAAAGAGGAGAAAAAGTGCAAGAGTTGTCAAAAATGTCCTCTGCTTCATCGGCTGACCTCCAGACGATAGCCCAATTTGTAAACTGTTTTTATTCTATCTTCCCATTCCAGCTTTTTCCGAAGCTTCTGTATATGTACGTCCACGGTTCGGGTGTCTCCTTCAAAATCGTAACCCCAGACCAACTCCAGCAGTCTTTCTCTGGACAGAGCAATATTACGGTTGTTCACAAGGACTTCTAATAATTCGTATTCCTTTGGAGTACATTCCACCGATTGTCCATTATGAAATACCTGATGGCTGCTAAAATCAATTTTTACGTTTCCTGCTTCAAAACAACTTGCTGTCCTCTGTGTCCTTCGAAGAACCGCTTCAACACGAGCCAACAGTTCAAGCATCTCAAAAGGCTTTGTAAGATAATCATCCGCTCCCATTGAAAAGCCCTTGATACGGTCAGGCATACTGTTTTTCGCAGACAGAAAAATTGTAGGCGTTTTATTAGCTTGCTCTATCACCTCAAACCCGTCGAGTCCGGGCAGCATGATATCCAGAATAATCAAATCATAGGAGCGACACTGTATTTCCTGGACAGCAGCATTTCCGTCAAAAACTGAGTTACATTGGTGTCCCACAAGCTGCAGATTCCTTTTTACAAGCTCATTAATTGCCACTTCGTCCTCAACAATTAAAATAGATGCCAACTAGCTCCACCTCCTTATGTTAATTATATTATCAACATAATGTTATGGAGTTGTAAAGCCCTGAATATTTGAGCACTGGCACTGATTGCAACAGTAGTGGCTGCCAGATTAATTTTACCCATTTTGACACCTCCATTAATGCGTTTTAATTTTTTCTTAATAAAAAAGACTATTTCCTTTTCGCTGAAAAATCAGCAAATATAGAAACAGTCTCTAATTTGTTTAGTACACAAGTTTAATTTTATTTATTATAATCGCAAATCCATATAAGTAAATATGAATACTATGTTATTTTGATTATGTAGCACTTTTAATTATCTTTTTTAAATCGCTTTCGGTTTCTCCATTTCTTTTGTATCGGAAATTACAACAATCATCTCCTCTGCCCAGTGCTTTATCTAATTTCATTCCAGCCTTCATTTTCACAAACATACAATGATCAGTGGCACAAATGTACGGCATAATTTCCGATTGGTTATTTTCGCGAAAGAAATCATTAATCCCACATCGTTTGTAATCTATTCCCCATTCAAAGTCTTTCCCGTTTCCATCAACTATGTCAAATACCCAATTGAAAATATGGTCCCTTGTTTTTGAGTATCTTGCAAGTTCTCTCATATAAGCAATATGTTTTTTTGAAAATTGCTTTCGTTTCATAAGCTTCATTATAAAAGACGGATAATTGTCAATAAAGGTTTTGAAACCATAATAAATTATATCCCCTATTTGCTCCATACTTAAATCTTCCATTAAGAGATTCTCATAAATAATGTGAACTATAAATGCAAAATCCATTGTTTTCTGGAATGCATTCATATCCATTCCTATATCAGGCATATCGTCATAGCTCTTCTCTAACTTATGCATACTTTTTTCAGCAATACGCTGGTTTGCACTAACGCCTATTTTTTCTTCAATAAAGGGTTTAAAAATCTTTAAGAATTTTTTCATTTGCTTGGTTATAATCTTTTTTCTATTCACGTCCTGCTACCTCCCTAAGATTTTTATTTATAAATTGATAATATCTTTATCCAGATAGTTAACATCAATACAGTGTTCTAACATCTTTTCTATATGTATCTGTTCTAAATCAATCCATTGAAATCCCAGTTGATTAAGAATGAAATTAGTCTTCATATTATATGCAGTATACTGTTTGCTGATATTCAACTCCTTTCTTAGCAGCCCATAATTAACAAGTATACTATTTGCTTCGTTTCTGAGTTTTTTATTTTCATAGCAATTATACAAATAATCGAGAAAATCATTGGCAGAATATTTTTGCATTGTACATCCGCATTTAGAAAATAGTTCTGCAAGTTTATTTAGTTGAACATATTTATCATTAAAGATATGATACGTCTCATTTGTAAGATTACTTTTGTTAAATAGTTTTATGATAGATGCGGAAACATAGTCAACAAAGGAAAAATCATACCTAATTGACATATCGGGAATAACTTTCATCTTTAAATATGCCTTCAACACCGAGTAAAATGCATTTTCTTCAATATTCTCCTGAAATTTTCCGTTTTCAGAATCAAACACAATATTCCCAATTCTATATATATTTACTTTTAGCCCTTTTTCTCTGGCTTCTTGAATACGTTCTTCCGCTATTGCTTTTGTTTTCCCATAAAAATTCTCAATTGTATTACTGTCAGCATAGTCGTATTCATTAAAAATAGCATCTCCTGAGTGGTTGTCGTAACTTGCAAAAACTCCAATTGTTGAAATATGATTTAAATCAATCCTTCTTTCACCCATACAGAATTCCAGTATGCGCTCAACACCTCTGACATTAATTTCATAAAAGTCGTTGTAATTTCCATAATGCTTTACATTCGCAGCAGAATTTATTACACAGTCAATATGCTCTGAAAGCTCTTTGTATAAAGTAACAGGCATTCCTAAAAAGGTCTGGGTCAAATCGCCTTGTACAATATGAAGCCTTTGCTTATTTTCTTCCATAATATCTTTTGATAAATAGTACATTGCTTTTTCTTTAAGTCTTGTTTCACATTCCTCCATTGACTGTCCGTGTACTAAGAGAAAAATTTCGCTTTCGGTCTCTTTTAATAACTGTCTCAAAATATATATTCCCAGATAACCGGTACATCCAATCAATAAAATATTTTTATATTTTTTTTCCGCCAGTACATCCAGTTGTTTATATTTTAATTTGGTTTTTTTATTATACTCAGCTCGTTTTGGAGAAGAATTAATATTGACATCTGCCGCTTTCTCCTCCATAGAGTTCAACATTTCTTTCATTATATTAATTTTATTTCTTAATAAATCTTTAGAATAAAATATATTTTTCGCTAATTGCTCAATGGTTCTGTAATTAAATATATCATTAATTTCCACAACAAATTCTTTGGATAATTCAGATATAACTCTTATTATCTTAATGGAATTTCCACCTATTCTGAAGAAATCTTCATGAATGCCTACACGCTTGAGTTCTAATACTTCCTTCCAGACCTCTGCTATTTTCCTTTCTGTCTCATTACGTGGAGCCATATAATTCTTTAAGCTATTCCCGCTATTATCTATCTGCAATAATTTCTTTCTGTCAATTTTTCCATTACTGTTAAGGGGAATCCTATTGAGTTGTATAAAGTCAGACGGTATCATATATTCCGGAAGCTTTTCTTGCAGATATTGTTTCAAATTTGGAATAACATTTTCGATGAATTTAGCCCTAACGGGATTGTTTGCATAATCTGATAATTTTCCGTAAGTTTGTACCGAATCACCTCCACAAATGCAGGTATGATATCCTTTCTGAGGGTTAAGTGCTTTTTGATAGCACACTATATCGAAATATTCATCTTTACCAACTCCCGACCAAACTGCTTCAACTGCATAACCGGGATAGTTTAATGTGTAAAATTCTTCCGGAGTACAACCTGCTTCCTCAAAATCATTCCTAAGTCGCTGCCTGAACTCCTCCATAGTTGTAACGGTGTTTTCCTCCAGCAGAGCCATTTCATTAAAAGACATCTCCAGACGTCTATTTCTTATATTACGTAATCTCAAAACTTCCGGTTTTCTCTCTTCCAAAATAATTTTTATTTCTTCTGCAGCAGTTATTTCTTTTCCCCAATCAAACATTAGTATTGCAGGATTTTTCACCTGTGTATGTATGTACAAAACAGCATCATATCTGAATCTGTTTAATTCGTTCTCAATTGTTCCCCCTTTATGAAGAATTTCAATATGTGTAATATCCGGAATTTCCTTCATAAGAGCGTAGAAAAATTCAGGTGAAACTAATAATTCTGTCTCGGTTAACATGCGATTTTCAATATGCTCTCTGCAAGCATCAATAGTAATGTTATTTGAAGCTTGAAATATTTCAACGGAAGTATGAAATGCCCTCAATAGCGAAAAGTTTCTGATATCACCCAAGAATACGGCGCCTTCACCTTCAATACACCTGATAGCGTTTTTTAATACATTAACAAAATACTCTGTATTAGAGAAATATTGAGCAACAGAATTGATAATCACTGTATCAAATTTATTCCCTGAAATTTCTTTAAAATCATGGGCACTTTTATTTAAAAGGGTTAATTTATGATGAACCTCTTTATTCTTTGCTACTTTTGCAACATATTCCAGAATTTTTGTAGATATATCCGTTCCCATATAGCTTTCACACTTATCAATCAATCTGAATAACAGCATTCCCGTACCGCAACCGATTTCAAGTACTCTCTTAGGGTTCAATGCCTTAATTCGTCCAATAGCGGTATCTAACCATTCCCTCATTTCCAATTCTGATATCTGCTCACCGTTATAGCTACTCATCCATCCTGCAATATTAAAAGAATCCTCCATGCTCTTGGGTTCCAATAGGTTAATGCTATTCCATACAACTTGCCAGTCCTCCAACTGTCGCTGCTCCTCTTTTTTGATTTCCTTCTCGAACTCTTTCATGTCTTCTTTCAACACCAGATATGAAGTAAGGCTTGAATCACCGAAGCTGTCAATTTTAGCTGTAACTACATTCTCTTTTATAGCGAAGAACTGATTTGTAACTGCTTCAATTTCTCCTAGTTCTATTCTGTGGCCTCTGATTTTTACCTGATGGTCTAATCTCCCTAAATATTCAATATTTCCATCAGAAAGCCATCTGCACAAATCACCTGTTCGATATAATCTTTCTCCTGCCACAAAAGGATTCTGCAAAAATTTAGTATTGGTTAGTTCGGGATTGTTGAGATAGCCCCTTGCTAAGCCCACTCCTGATAAGCATAATTCTCCCTCAACACCAATGGGAGTAATCTGCTTATTGAAGTCTAAAATAAATGCATTTAAATTTTGAATAGGTTTTCCGATTGGTATAAAGGTCTTATGGCAGTCATTTTCCGTAATAGAATATCTTGTAGCATATACTGTAGCTTCTGTGGGCCCATATAGATTTTCTAATTGTACATGAGGTATGATTTCAAAAAACCTTCTCACAGTATCTGTGCTAATTGCTTCTCCTGCGGAAAATACATATTTCAGGCAGCTTAATTTTTTCGCTTCATCTTTATTTATTGTTCCAAGAAATACATTCAGCATAGAAGGAACAAAATTAATATGTGTCACGTCATTTTTAACTATTTCAGCTAAAATTTCGGAAGGATTTTTTTCATCACCTTTGTTCAATATAGCCAATCTCCCGCCACCAAAGAACCAACCGAATATTTCAGTCACCGATACATCAAAGGTGTAATTCGTTTTTAGTAAGTAGGTATCATTTTCAGAAACCGGGTATTGCTCCTGCATATAATACAGCAGATTTACAGCACTGTAGTTTTCTACTGTTACCCCTTTGGGATTACCGGTTGAGCCTGAGGTATAAATCATATAAGCCAGGTCATGAGGTCTGCTTTCTATTGCATTGACTCCTCCATTTTTGTTGTCATGGCATTTATTATCTATAGATAAATTCTCGCTATCTAAGCAATAAATAGCTAAACTATGGTTTGATAACGTTTCACACAAAGTGTCATAATATTGTTTCGTCGTTAACAATATAGCTATATCACTGTCTTTCAAGATAAATTGGAGCCTGTCTTTAGGACATGCGGAATCAATGGGTACATATGCACATCCGGCCTTCAAAATTGATAAAATACCAAGAATCATTTCGGGGCAGCGCTCCATTAATATTCCTATTTTCCCACCCTGCTTTGAACCACTACTCAATAACTTTTCTGCCATTACGGAAGAATAATCATGAACCTGTTTATATGTAGTCTGTTTGTCTTTATAGACAAGTGCAGTATTATCCGGTGTCTTTTGAGCTTGTTCCACAAAGATATCTATAATGGTTTTATTTTCGGGAAAGTCTTCTTTTGTGTCATTAAATTCATTAATCAGTTTGTCTTTTTCTTTTTCGTTCAATAGAATTATATCGGATACTTTCATATCCTCAGCTGCAAGAAGCTGTTCCACAACGGACAGCACATGTTTCGATATACGTTGAATATACTCATGGTCGTACAGACAGGAATTATAACTAAACCGAAAAATTATGTCTTCTGCCGGTCCCACCATAATATTGAAATCATAATTTATTTGTTCGTATACATCGTTTGTGTCAAGGCTTATTTCGATTTCAGATGCAACTTTACTATGTTCTGATATATCCTGAATGGGATAGTTTTCAAAGGCAATAATGTGGTTTAACAATTTGTCCTTTAACTCTGAATCTGTCTGTATTTCTACCAGTGGGTAATAGGAATACTTCAATGACTTTATAGCATTGTTTTGAATATTTTCCAATAATTGCAAAACAGTCGTATTCCCTTCCGATTTTACCCTTACGGGAAGAGTATTCACAAAAAGGCCTACCATTTTCTCTATTCCTTCAATTTCAGAAGGTCTTCCAGATACCACCGAGCCAAAAACAACATCATTTGTATTGTTATACTTTTGAAGAATAATTGCCCAGATTAAATGTATTACATTACTTAATGTTGCATGATTTTTTGAAGCAAAGTTTTTCAACTGCAACGTTAAGTCTTTGTTGATTCTGAATATGTATTCTTCTTTGCTGTATTCTCTTACTTTACCCGTCGATTTTAAAGCCATTATACCTGTTAACTGCTCATAGCCTCCAAGATATTCTTTCCAGTAATCTCTTGCTTCATTATTATCTTGTTTGTCTATCCAATCAACATAGTTCTTATATTCATTTATCGGAGTTAATTTCAATGGGGCACCTTTACTAAGTGTATTGTAAATGCTGAAAAACTCGTTGAATACAATTCCAAGACACCATCCATCCATTATAATGTGATGAAAACTCCAAATAATTATTTTTGTAGCTTTAGCAAAATCCAATATGGAGAGACGGATTAAATTATCATTCGATAAGTCAAACCCACGCTCCCTATCTTTATTTTTACACTTTCTTATATATTCTGACTTTTCTTCTTCCTGCATATATGAAATATCTTTATAGTAAACTTCAGAGGTTCTGTTCTTTAAAACTAGTTGCTTTGGTTTCTTTAAATCTTTATAAACAATGGAACTTCTGAAAATGTCGTAGCGCTGCATTAAAATATCAAAGCTTTTCTCAAAATTCTTAACGTTTGCTTTTCCTGTGATTTTTACACTGAACTGTTCAAAGTAAACCGATGATTTCGTATCCTTCAGGTAATGGAATAACATTCCCTCCTGCATGGGAGTGAGACTGTAAATACTTTTAATTTCTTCTGCCGGATAGCTCTTGCAGATTTCGTCAAAATCTTCTATTGAAACATAGGATGCCCCTACATCGTAGGGTGTATACTCTTTAATCTTTTTTTGGGCACAGTGATTGATAATAATCAGCAGATTTTCTTTAAACATTCTTGTAAAATCCAATATACTATCTTCCTTATATTCGTTTTTATTGAAGCTTACAAGAAACTGCAATTTATCATCCATAACACTTCCGTTAATACTGATTTTTCCTAAACTTTCGCTGTCAGGACTTAAATAGTCACCTGCACTATATGGAGAAATACCTATAAATCCTTTATCCATGCCCCCATCAAACTGTCCCAGATAATTAAAAGTAAT of the Ruminiclostridium papyrosolvens DSM 2782 genome contains:
- a CDS encoding ABC transporter ATP-binding protein, with protein sequence MLKLFHFLKPYKVTLVAVILLTFLLTLGTLFIPTLTAEIVNKGVMKGDIPYIIKAGVFMLLISALTGAVNVFINRLATNLSAGLARDIREAVFVKVQSFSITDFNKIGTASMITRATSDVTLIGDTTIMFILMLLPAPVMAIGGLCLTFAKDRVLALIIVATMVVFLLLAALLGKKVILLFKLIQIKMDNINRTLRENVIGVRVIRAFNREKYEKSRVDAASSDYADNAIRINKMIAVLQPIAMMIINCGIIGILWLGGVRAAEGAVQIGDIMAMVEYCFLILIFLIMGVMMFMYIPRAQACADRINEILMINPEISDMAVPHSGRKEYAHLEFRDVTFRYPNAEEPVLSNLSFESSSGEVTAIIGGTGAGKSTIASLILRFFEIERGCILLDGIDIRELSQKELRDKIGFVPQKTFLFSGTILENIRYGTENATQQQVEHAAKVAQAHDFITEMEQGYHSHVAQGGSNLSGGQKQRLAIARALIRKPEFYIFDDSFSALDFNTDAKLRRALKSETGSSTVVIIAQRVSSIMDADRIIVLDDGKIAGIGRHGDLMKKCDVYRQIAASQLSEEELV
- a CDS encoding response regulator transcription factor, with amino-acid sequence MASILIVEDEVAINELVKRNLQLVGHQCNSVFDGNAAVQEIQCRSYDLIILDIMLPGLDGFEVIEQANKTPTIFLSAKNSMPDRIKGFSMGADDYLTKPFEMLELLARVEAVLRRTQRTASCFEAGNVKIDFSSHQVFHNGQSVECTPKEYELLEVLVNNRNIALSRERLLELVWGYDFEGDTRTVDVHIQKLRKKLEWEDRIKTVYKLGYRLEVSR
- a CDS encoding MerR family transcriptional regulator; amino-acid sequence: MMKKSSNYFTTGEFAKLCGVNKRTLFHYDDIGLFKPDITDNNGYRYYSYRQFEVFLIISILKELNLPLIEMKKYLDERSPEHLLYLSSQKIKEIDQKIKKLNQIKHLLEETIVFTNKGMNANYEEITVEELEEEKIVRSELLNEENTKDYIRWMLEFTNFENRTMSKDSSFVGTMLSKENIKNGNYINNSYFFVKTTDESISNAIKPKGLYAVAYHHGSFETIGKTYDKLMKFCDKAHLRLGDFAYEENLLDSVAVRNEDDYVVQITIAVEK
- a CDS encoding sensor histidine kinase, with amino-acid sequence MKQRTFLTTLALFLLFFNLGIFIVSVAMFKDTVKRAEDRSLGEHYFIASALIKDIKAVESRGTKIDGSLSSLLQPYSYLSGDNKVGLAFYKNNQLIYSSKDTDVQRSNFLIPPSNGNRLVTIRKVDKKTYVIVSGKLPSPYASYTLVYQYDTTEAINSWSDLKNLLFIAGFVLSVLLALGLLLVLNRIFRPLKQITQTSKDIANGAYETRLSISGHDELTEMSHSFNYMAEEIQRHMTELKDAADKKQQFVDNFAHELRTPLTAIYGYAEYMQKAVLSEDDRLSALNYIMSESRRLQTVAYQLLELANLQNNQITFEELKVSGLFEAVRQTLYGKLSGKDVQIEFHSQIETIRGDFCLMESMLINLLDNAIRACSKGGHIIVNAAKEAGRKTISVRDNGKGMTPEVLAQITEPFYRGEKSRNRSDGGAGLGLSLCKQITSSHNAELSFSSRPGEGTTAKITFTTQ
- a CDS encoding L-2-amino-thiazoline-4-carboxylic acid hydrolase; the protein is MNRKKIITKQMKKFLKIFKPFIEEKIGVSANQRIAEKSMHKLEKSYDDMPDIGMDMNAFQKTMDFAFIVHIIYENLLMEDLSMEQIGDIIYYGFKTFIDNYPSFIMKLMKRKQFSKKHIAYMRELARYSKTRDHIFNWVFDIVDGNGKDFEWGIDYKRCGINDFFRENNQSEIMPYICATDHCMFVKMKAGMKLDKALGRGDDCCNFRYKRNGETESDLKKIIKSAT